A stretch of the Halomonas sp. BDJS001 genome encodes the following:
- a CDS encoding sarcosine oxidase subunit beta family protein has protein sequence MQRYSGFGLVKHALSHHENWERQWRNPTPKKQYDVIIVGGGGHGLATAYYLAKEFGVKNVAVIEKGWLGGGNTARNTTIVRSNYLWDESAALYEHAMKLWEGLSQDLNYNVMFSQRGVLNLGHTLQDMRDIQRRVNANRLNGIDGEVLDAKGVQELVPIMDCSKNARYPVMGASWQPRAGVARHDAVAWGYARGADAHGVDILQQTEVTGFKIRDGQIYGVHTNRGDIEAKTVGCVTAGNSSVLAKMGGFNLPLESHPLQALVSEPIKPILDTVVMSNQVHGYISQSDKGDLVIGAGIDGYNGYGQRGSYPTVEHTLQAIVEMFPIFSRVRMNRQWGGIVDTCPDACPIISKTPVKGLYFNCGWGTGGFKATPGSGHVFAASLAKGEMHPIAEPFSMFRFHSGALIDEHGAAGVAH, from the coding sequence ATGCAACGCTATTCCGGCTTCGGCCTGGTCAAGCACGCGCTGAGCCACCACGAGAACTGGGAGCGCCAGTGGCGTAATCCAACGCCCAAGAAGCAGTACGATGTGATCATCGTTGGCGGTGGTGGTCATGGCTTGGCCACGGCTTACTACCTGGCCAAAGAGTTCGGCGTCAAAAATGTCGCAGTGATCGAAAAAGGCTGGCTGGGCGGTGGTAACACCGCCCGTAATACCACCATCGTGCGTTCCAACTACCTGTGGGACGAATCGGCCGCTCTCTATGAGCACGCCATGAAACTGTGGGAAGGGCTTTCCCAGGATCTAAACTACAACGTGATGTTTTCCCAGCGGGGGGTGCTCAACCTGGGGCATACCCTGCAGGATATGCGCGATATCCAGCGTCGGGTGAATGCCAATCGGCTGAATGGCATTGACGGCGAAGTATTAGACGCCAAAGGGGTGCAGGAGCTGGTGCCGATTATGGACTGCTCCAAAAACGCGCGTTACCCGGTCATGGGTGCCTCCTGGCAGCCGCGTGCTGGCGTGGCCCGCCACGATGCAGTGGCCTGGGGCTACGCCCGCGGTGCCGATGCACACGGCGTGGATATTCTGCAGCAGACCGAAGTCACCGGCTTCAAGATTCGTGATGGCCAGATCTACGGTGTACACACCAACCGTGGCGATATTGAAGCCAAAACCGTTGGTTGTGTGACTGCCGGTAACTCCTCCGTGCTGGCCAAGATGGGCGGCTTTAACCTGCCGTTAGAGTCCCATCCGCTGCAAGCCTTGGTGTCTGAACCGATCAAACCGATTCTCGATACGGTGGTGATGTCGAACCAGGTGCATGGCTACATCAGCCAGTCCGACAAGGGCGACCTGGTGATCGGTGCGGGCATCGACGGCTACAACGGCTATGGTCAACGCGGCAGCTACCCCACCGTGGAGCACACGCTCCAGGCGATCGTCGAGATGTTCCCGATCTTCTCGCGGGTGCGCATGAACCGTCAGTGGGGCGGTATTGTTGATACCTGCCCGGATGCCTGCCCGATTATCTCCAAAACGCCGGTGAAGGGGCTGTACTTCAACTGCGGCTGGGGTACCGGCGGCTTCAAAGCCACACCAGGGTCGGGGCATGTATTTGCCGCCAGCCTGGCCAAGGGGGAGATGCACCCCATTGCCGAGCCGTTCTCCATGTTCCGCTTCCATAGCGGTGCGCTGATCGACGAACACGGCGCTGCCGGCGTGGCCCACTAG
- the glyA gene encoding serine hydroxymethyltransferase: MLHNNFSPNARLASYDTLLAEAIAEETVRQEAHIELIASENYTSKLVMEALGTQLTNKYAEGYPDRRYYGGCEFVDKVEALAIERACHLFSANYANVQPHSGAQANAAVFMALVSPGDTVLGMSLAHGGHLTHGAAPNFSGKHYNAVQYGLKPETGEIDYEEVERLAREHQPKMIIAGFSAYSRVVDWRRFRAIADEVGAWLMVDMAHVAGLVAAGLYPSPLPFAHVVTTTTHKTLRGPRGGLILSAHGDEALYKKLNGAVFPGQQGGPLMHVIAAKAVAFKEAMNQEFVRYQQQVIDNAQAMAKVFMERGYDVVSGGTDDHLFLVSLIRQGITGKDADAALGRAHITVNKNTVPNDPQSPFVTSGLRIGTPAVTTRGFDAEECSELAGWICDILDELAAGKDTTSIEAEVQAKVTDVCAQHPVYAESAAEAVESIA; encoded by the coding sequence ATGCTTCACAATAATTTTTCCCCCAATGCACGTTTGGCCAGTTACGACACGTTGCTTGCTGAAGCAATTGCTGAAGAAACGGTTCGACAAGAAGCACATATTGAATTAATCGCCTCCGAAAATTACACCAGCAAACTTGTTATGGAAGCGCTAGGTACGCAGCTGACCAATAAGTATGCAGAAGGCTATCCAGATCGTCGTTATTACGGTGGCTGTGAGTTCGTCGACAAGGTTGAAGCCTTGGCTATTGAACGAGCCTGCCATCTTTTTAGTGCCAATTATGCCAATGTGCAGCCGCACTCCGGTGCCCAGGCCAATGCCGCTGTGTTTATGGCCCTGGTATCGCCGGGCGATACGGTCTTAGGGATGAGTCTGGCCCACGGTGGCCACTTAACCCATGGTGCCGCCCCCAATTTCTCGGGTAAGCACTACAACGCCGTCCAGTACGGCCTCAAGCCGGAAACCGGCGAGATCGATTACGAAGAAGTCGAGCGATTGGCTCGTGAGCACCAACCGAAGATGATCATCGCGGGCTTCTCCGCTTACTCTCGCGTGGTGGATTGGCGCCGTTTTCGCGCTATTGCCGATGAGGTAGGCGCTTGGTTGATGGTCGATATGGCCCACGTCGCTGGATTAGTGGCCGCTGGCCTCTATCCAAGCCCGCTTCCCTTCGCTCATGTGGTCACCACCACCACCCATAAAACGCTGCGCGGCCCGCGGGGCGGTTTGATTCTCTCCGCCCATGGCGACGAGGCTCTGTACAAGAAGCTCAATGGGGCGGTATTTCCGGGGCAGCAGGGCGGCCCACTGATGCATGTTATTGCCGCTAAGGCGGTAGCGTTCAAGGAAGCCATGAACCAGGAGTTTGTGCGCTACCAGCAGCAGGTGATCGATAACGCCCAGGCCATGGCCAAAGTGTTTATGGAGCGCGGCTACGACGTGGTGTCCGGCGGCACCGACGACCACCTCTTTTTGGTTTCGCTTATCCGCCAAGGCATTACCGGTAAAGATGCGGATGCAGCCCTTGGCCGCGCACATATCACGGTGAATAAAAACACGGTGCCCAACGACCCGCAAAGCCCCTTTGTGACGTCTGGCCTGCGTATTGGCACCCCCGCGGTCACCACGCGTGGCTTCGATGCCGAGGAGTGTAGCGAGCTGGCTGGATGGATCTGCGACATCTTAGACGAATTGGCGGCAGGCAAAGATACGACCTCCATTGAAGCTGAGGTGCAGGCCAAAGTGACCGACGTGTGTGCCCAGCACCCTGTCTACGCTGAGTCCGCCGCTGAAGCCGTCGAATCCATTGCTTGA
- a CDS encoding TetR/AcrR family transcriptional regulator, translating to MPSTDIPAAKGSQDVWLDAAFELLLESGVDSVRILPLAKRLKLSRTSFYWFFKDREALLEALIARWREKNTQGLVNQTEAYAENIVEAMLNVFDCWLDPKLFDSPLEFAMRSWALQSASVVSEIDTADATRIEALARMFQRYGYDPLAANVRGRTIYLTQIGYISMKTQEPLEVRMQRIPSYVEIFTGQPPGSRELQRFYARHGYSPTGTG from the coding sequence ATGCCATCCACCGATATTCCCGCTGCCAAGGGTTCTCAAGACGTCTGGCTCGACGCGGCGTTTGAGCTGCTACTCGAATCGGGCGTCGACAGCGTGCGCATTCTTCCCCTGGCCAAGCGACTAAAGCTTTCTCGCACCAGCTTCTACTGGTTCTTCAAGGATCGCGAGGCACTACTGGAGGCACTGATTGCACGCTGGCGTGAAAAGAATACCCAGGGGCTAGTAAATCAGACCGAAGCCTATGCCGAGAATATCGTCGAGGCGATGCTCAATGTCTTCGACTGTTGGCTGGATCCTAAGCTGTTCGACTCCCCGCTAGAGTTCGCCATGCGTAGTTGGGCGCTGCAGTCAGCATCAGTAGTGAGTGAAATCGATACGGCTGATGCCACCCGTATCGAAGCACTGGCGCGGATGTTCCAGCGTTACGGCTATGATCCGCTGGCGGCCAACGTTCGGGGCCGCACCATCTACCTAACCCAGATCGGCTATATCTCGATGAAGACCCAGGAACCACTCGAAGTGCGCATGCAGCGCATCCCCTCCTATGTCGAAATTTTCACCGGCCAGCCGCCTGGTTCCAGGGAATTGCAACGCTTCTATGCCCGCCATGGATATTCTCCAACCGGCACCGGCTAG
- a CDS encoding NADH:flavin oxidoreductase has protein sequence MFNDPLLQPFQLKHLTLKNRLMVTAHEPAYPEDGMPKTLYRAYHVERAKAGLGLTMTAGSAAVAKDSPPVFNNILAYKDEVVPWMRELTDACHEHGTAVMIQLTHLGRRTRWDKGDWLPAVSSSHRREASHRAFPKQVEEWDIERLIRDYADAAERMHAAGLDGIELQAYGHLMDQFWSPLTNTLEGPYGGDLDNRLRFTFEVLRAIRQRVGEAFIVGVRYTGDEMLPGGLTFGDGMEISRRLKDSGLVDFLNVVRGHIDTDAGLTDVIPIQGMPSAPHLDFAGEIRRETDFPTFHGAKIQDVATARYAIASGKVDMIGMTRAHMADPHIVRKIIEGREEDIRPCVGANYCLDRIYQGGAAYCIHNAATGRETSMPHTIPRAAQQRRVVIIGAGPAGLEAARVAGERGHSVVVLEAASDAGGQVRLSALSERRREMLGIIDWRLAQCDALGVEIRYNVWAEVEDVLAELPDVVIVATGGYPMEDQPEVGHDLVVNTWDILSGHVPPGKRVLLFDDAGDHAALQAAEIIAAAGGELEIMTPDRTFSAEIMAMNLVPYMRALQRPNVTFTTTYRLKSVQRNGSELLAKITSDYMDLEHERRIDQVVVNYGITPMADIYFELKPHASNGGEVNYDDLIVGNPQRVINNPDGHFQLFRIGDAVESRNTHAAIYDALRLVKDI, from the coding sequence ATGTTTAACGATCCGCTACTGCAGCCCTTTCAGCTAAAGCACCTGACCCTGAAAAACAGGCTTATGGTGACAGCCCATGAGCCCGCTTATCCTGAGGACGGGATGCCCAAGACACTCTACCGTGCCTACCACGTCGAGCGCGCCAAGGCAGGCCTTGGCCTGACCATGACCGCTGGATCCGCGGCGGTGGCCAAGGACAGCCCTCCCGTGTTCAACAACATCCTCGCCTATAAGGATGAAGTGGTGCCGTGGATGCGCGAGCTGACCGACGCCTGCCACGAGCACGGCACCGCAGTGATGATCCAGTTGACCCACCTGGGCCGGCGCACCCGTTGGGACAAGGGCGATTGGCTGCCAGCGGTATCGTCTTCGCATCGTCGCGAGGCGTCCCACCGCGCTTTTCCCAAGCAGGTCGAGGAGTGGGATATCGAGCGCCTGATCCGCGACTACGCCGATGCCGCCGAACGCATGCACGCCGCCGGCCTCGATGGCATCGAGCTGCAGGCCTATGGCCACCTGATGGATCAGTTCTGGTCGCCACTGACCAATACCCTTGAGGGGCCTTATGGAGGGGATCTCGATAATCGGCTGCGTTTCACCTTCGAGGTGCTGCGCGCCATTCGCCAGCGGGTTGGCGAAGCGTTCATCGTCGGCGTGCGCTACACCGGCGACGAGATGCTGCCGGGTGGGCTGACGTTCGGCGACGGGATGGAGATCTCACGGCGCTTGAAGGACAGCGGTCTGGTCGACTTTCTCAACGTGGTTCGTGGCCACATCGACACAGATGCGGGGCTCACCGACGTGATTCCCATCCAGGGCATGCCCAGCGCCCCGCACCTGGATTTCGCCGGTGAAATACGTCGCGAGACCGACTTTCCCACCTTCCATGGCGCCAAGATCCAGGATGTCGCCACTGCCCGTTATGCCATCGCCTCAGGCAAGGTCGACATGATCGGCATGACTCGCGCCCACATGGCCGACCCGCACATCGTGCGCAAGATCATAGAAGGCCGCGAAGAAGATATTCGCCCCTGTGTCGGTGCCAACTACTGTCTGGACCGTATCTATCAGGGTGGCGCCGCCTACTGCATCCACAACGCCGCCACCGGGCGCGAAACCAGCATGCCCCACACTATCCCTAGGGCAGCGCAGCAACGTCGGGTGGTGATCATTGGCGCCGGGCCAGCGGGGCTCGAAGCCGCCCGGGTCGCCGGCGAGCGGGGCCATTCGGTGGTGGTACTGGAAGCTGCCAGCGATGCAGGCGGGCAGGTGCGACTCTCAGCCCTGAGCGAGCGGCGACGCGAGATGCTGGGCATCATCGATTGGCGCTTAGCGCAGTGCGACGCGCTGGGTGTCGAGATCCGCTACAACGTCTGGGCCGAGGTGGAGGACGTGCTCGCCGAGCTGCCGGACGTGGTGATCGTGGCCACCGGCGGCTATCCCATGGAAGATCAGCCTGAGGTCGGGCACGATCTGGTGGTCAACACTTGGGATATCCTCTCAGGGCATGTGCCGCCTGGCAAACGGGTACTGCTGTTCGACGATGCTGGCGACCATGCCGCCCTGCAGGCGGCCGAGATCATTGCCGCCGCGGGGGGCGAATTGGAGATCATGACGCCGGATCGCACCTTCTCCGCAGAGATCATGGCCATGAACCTGGTGCCCTACATGCGTGCCCTACAGCGCCCCAACGTCACCTTCACAACCACTTACCGGCTGAAGTCCGTGCAGCGTAATGGAAGCGAGCTACTGGCCAAGATCACCAGCGACTACATGGATCTGGAGCACGAACGGCGCATCGACCAGGTAGTGGTCAACTACGGCATCACGCCCATGGCCGACATCTATTTCGAGCTCAAACCGCACGCCAGCAATGGCGGCGAGGTGAACTACGATGACCTGATCGTGGGCAACCCTCAGCGCGTCATCAACAATCCGGATGGCCATTTCCAGCTGTTCCGGATCGGCGATGCCGTCGAGTCCCGGAACACCCACGCGGCCATCTACGACGCGCTCAGGTTGGTCAAGGACATTTAA
- a CDS encoding sarcosine oxidase subunit alpha family protein, with protein MSQSKQQVYRLNTGGRIDRSRTLSFTFNGQRYQGHPGDTLASALLANGVDIVNRSFKYSRPRGIVAAGAEEPNAIVQLGSSEAAQVPNVRATQQALYDGLAASSTNGWPNVQRDLMGLFGKLGGQFMPPGFYYKTFMAPASMWLTYEKYIRKAAGLGRSPMEADPDSYDHFNQHCDVLVVGAGAAGLAAALAAARSGARVIVADEQEEMGGSLLASRETLEGKPADQWVARVLDELASCENVTLLPRTTANGYHDHNFVTLHERRTEHLSDTAPVENGHRQVRARLHRVRAGQVILSTGAHERPLVYAGNDVPGNLLAGAVSTYIRRYGVAPGRKLVLATSNDYGYRAALDWKEAGCEVVAIVDAREAPAGDWVDAARAQGINIITGSAVIEAKGSNRVTAARVAKIDIDAFKVSGSVQELACDTIASSGGYSPVIHLASHTGARPTWRDDIIGFVPGLVKGVQACGGANGCYALGDVLAEGVEAGIRAAAAMGHAVQTVTLPSAERLQQGPAVALFQVPHEKPTLRGPKQFVDLQNDVTAAGIELATREGFESIEHIKRYTAMGFGTDQGKLGNINGMAIAARCLGRSIPEVGTTVFRPNYTPVTFGAIVGRHCRELFDPERYTALHQWHVERGAEFEDVGQWKRPWYYPQKVNGKTETMHEAVARECLAVREKVGILDASTLGKIDIQGPDAREFLARVYTNKWEKLAVGKCRYGLMCKDDGMVTDDGVTSCLAENHFLMTTTTGGAAAILEWLELWHQTEWPELDVYFSSVTDHWATMTITGPEARKLLAEISDINLDRDSFKFMDWRSGKVAGVPARVFRISFTGELTFEINVQANYAMHVWQTLFKHGEKYGLTPYGTETMHVLRAEKGFIIVGQETDGSVTPEDLGMQWCVGYDKPYSWIGKRALTRSDTKRENRKQLVGLRPKDPKVILEEGAQIVLDPKHAIPMPMVGHVTSSYYSPILDSGFALAVVKGGHQKLGETVYLPMADGQTHEAEIVSTVFYDPKGERQHV; from the coding sequence ATGAGTCAGTCCAAGCAACAAGTGTACCGCCTTAACACGGGCGGCCGTATCGATCGCTCCCGCACGTTGAGCTTTACCTTTAACGGCCAGCGTTACCAAGGGCACCCTGGGGATACCCTGGCTTCGGCGCTGCTGGCTAACGGTGTGGATATCGTTAACCGCAGCTTTAAATACTCGCGGCCCCGCGGCATTGTCGCTGCGGGTGCCGAGGAGCCCAACGCCATCGTACAGCTAGGCAGCAGTGAAGCGGCCCAGGTGCCCAACGTGCGCGCCACCCAGCAGGCGCTATATGATGGCCTGGCCGCCAGCAGCACCAATGGCTGGCCGAACGTACAGCGCGACCTGATGGGGCTGTTCGGCAAGCTGGGCGGTCAGTTTATGCCGCCGGGCTTCTACTACAAGACCTTCATGGCGCCGGCCTCAATGTGGCTGACCTATGAGAAGTACATCCGTAAGGCGGCAGGTCTGGGCCGAAGCCCAATGGAAGCCGATCCGGACAGCTATGATCACTTCAATCAACACTGCGATGTGCTGGTTGTCGGCGCAGGCGCCGCAGGTCTTGCGGCAGCGCTGGCCGCCGCGCGCAGCGGCGCCCGGGTGATCGTTGCCGACGAGCAGGAAGAGATGGGCGGCTCGCTGCTGGCCAGCCGCGAAACCCTGGAAGGCAAGCCAGCGGATCAGTGGGTTGCCCGGGTGCTGGACGAGTTGGCGAGCTGCGAGAACGTCACGCTGCTGCCGCGTACTACGGCCAACGGCTATCACGATCACAATTTTGTGACGCTGCACGAGCGGCGTACCGAGCACCTAAGCGATACGGCGCCGGTGGAAAATGGCCACCGTCAGGTACGCGCACGTCTGCACCGGGTACGCGCTGGTCAGGTGATCCTGTCCACGGGCGCCCACGAGCGTCCGCTGGTCTACGCGGGCAATGACGTGCCGGGCAACCTGCTGGCTGGCGCTGTGTCGACCTACATTCGCCGCTATGGCGTGGCGCCGGGCCGCAAACTGGTGCTCGCCACCAGTAACGACTATGGCTACCGCGCTGCCCTGGACTGGAAAGAGGCCGGTTGTGAGGTCGTCGCTATCGTGGATGCCCGCGAGGCACCGGCAGGCGACTGGGTCGATGCCGCCCGCGCCCAGGGCATCAACATTATTACCGGCAGCGCCGTTATCGAGGCGAAGGGTAGCAATCGGGTCACCGCGGCACGAGTCGCCAAGATCGATATTGACGCGTTCAAAGTGAGCGGCTCGGTTCAGGAACTGGCTTGTGACACCATCGCCAGCTCTGGCGGCTACAGCCCTGTGATTCACCTGGCTTCCCACACCGGGGCGCGGCCTACCTGGCGCGACGATATTATTGGCTTCGTGCCGGGGCTGGTGAAGGGCGTTCAGGCCTGTGGCGGTGCCAACGGCTGCTATGCCCTGGGTGACGTGCTGGCGGAAGGTGTCGAGGCTGGCATCAGGGCAGCGGCCGCCATGGGGCATGCCGTTCAGACGGTGACGCTGCCAAGCGCCGAGCGCCTTCAGCAGGGGCCAGCGGTGGCCCTCTTCCAAGTGCCCCATGAGAAGCCCACGCTGCGCGGGCCCAAGCAATTCGTCGACCTGCAGAACGACGTCACCGCGGCGGGGATTGAGCTGGCGACCCGGGAAGGCTTCGAGTCCATCGAGCACATCAAGCGCTATACCGCGATGGGCTTCGGTACGGATCAGGGCAAGCTGGGCAACATCAACGGCATGGCAATTGCCGCCCGCTGCCTGGGTCGCTCCATTCCTGAGGTGGGCACTACGGTGTTCCGTCCCAACTACACCCCAGTTACTTTCGGCGCCATCGTCGGTCGTCACTGCCGTGAGTTGTTCGACCCCGAGCGCTACACCGCGCTGCACCAGTGGCACGTGGAGCGCGGCGCCGAGTTCGAGGACGTTGGTCAGTGGAAGCGTCCCTGGTACTACCCACAGAAGGTGAATGGCAAGACCGAGACAATGCACGAGGCAGTGGCTCGTGAGTGTCTGGCCGTGCGTGAGAAGGTCGGTATCCTCGATGCCTCAACGCTTGGCAAGATCGATATCCAGGGGCCAGATGCGCGTGAATTCCTGGCGCGGGTCTACACCAACAAGTGGGAGAAGTTGGCAGTCGGCAAGTGCCGCTACGGCCTGATGTGCAAAGACGATGGCATGGTCACCGATGACGGCGTGACCAGTTGTCTAGCCGAGAATCACTTTTTGATGACCACCACTACCGGTGGCGCTGCCGCGATCCTGGAATGGTTGGAATTATGGCATCAGACAGAGTGGCCGGAACTGGATGTCTACTTTTCTTCAGTGACTGACCACTGGGCCACCATGACCATCACTGGCCCGGAAGCACGCAAGCTGCTCGCTGAGATCAGTGATATCAATCTTGACCGCGATAGCTTTAAGTTTATGGATTGGCGATCCGGGAAAGTGGCGGGGGTGCCTGCCCGAGTCTTCCGCATCTCCTTTACCGGCGAGCTGACCTTCGAGATCAACGTTCAGGCAAACTACGCCATGCATGTGTGGCAGACCCTGTTCAAGCATGGCGAGAAGTATGGCCTGACGCCCTATGGCACCGAAACCATGCACGTTCTGCGTGCTGAAAAGGGCTTCATCATCGTGGGTCAGGAAACCGACGGCTCCGTTACGCCGGAAGACTTAGGGATGCAGTGGTGCGTTGGCTACGACAAGCCCTACTCATGGATTGGCAAGCGTGCCCTGACGCGCAGTGATACCAAGCGCGAGAACCGCAAGCAGCTGGTGGGGCTCAGGCCGAAAGACCCGAAGGTGATCCTCGAAGAGGGGGCCCAGATCGTGCTTGATCCCAAGCATGCGATTCCCATGCCGATGGTGGGGCATGTTACCTCCAGCTACTACAGCCCGATTCTGGATTCAGGCTTTGCGCTAGCGGTGGTTAAGGGTGGCCATCAGAAATTGGGTGAAACGGTTTACCTGCCCATGGCAGACGGCCAGACCCATGAAGCTGAAATCGTCAGCACTGTTTTCTACGATCCCAAGGGAGAGCGCCAGCATGTCTAA
- a CDS encoding hybrid-cluster NAD(P)-dependent oxidoreductase: MTTNFFNPVTTQTWTNGRHQVRCVKVIQETQDVRTFCFMAEQPVLFFFKPGQFVTLELEIDNQPIMRSYTISSSPSIPYSFSITVKQVPGGKVSNWLHANLKVGDELVVHGPVGNFNSIDFPAEKVLFLSGGVGITPLMSMTRWLFDTNAAVDVEFIHSARAPRDVIYHRELVHMFSRIPEFKLHIICESKEDIGEAWAGYRGYLTQPLFELIVPDFMEREIFCCGPTPYMNAVKNILRANNFNMDHYHEESFGATPVEVREDVLELAEQAEVDAENVDTSDLFSIEFASSGKSVRIQPGETVHAAAAKLGLHIPKACGMGICGTCRVELKSGEVEMEHNGGITDEDVEEGYILSCCSRPKGDLVVDF; the protein is encoded by the coding sequence ATGACAACCAATTTCTTCAATCCGGTCACGACCCAAACCTGGACCAACGGCCGTCACCAGGTACGTTGCGTTAAGGTCATCCAGGAAACCCAGGATGTGCGCACGTTCTGTTTTATGGCCGAGCAGCCTGTACTGTTCTTCTTCAAGCCCGGTCAGTTCGTGACGCTGGAGCTGGAGATTGATAATCAGCCGATCATGCGCTCCTATACCATTTCCAGCTCTCCCTCCATTCCTTACAGCTTTTCAATCACCGTTAAACAAGTGCCGGGCGGTAAGGTATCGAATTGGCTGCATGCCAATTTAAAGGTGGGCGACGAGCTGGTGGTGCACGGGCCGGTAGGTAACTTTAACTCTATCGATTTTCCTGCCGAAAAAGTGCTGTTTCTCTCTGGCGGGGTGGGCATTACCCCATTGATGTCCATGACGCGCTGGCTGTTTGATACCAACGCCGCTGTTGACGTTGAATTTATACACAGCGCACGTGCCCCTCGCGATGTAATTTATCACCGTGAACTGGTGCATATGTTTTCGCGCATTCCTGAGTTCAAGCTGCATATCATATGCGAGAGCAAGGAAGACATTGGTGAAGCCTGGGCCGGCTACCGTGGCTACCTTACCCAGCCGCTGTTCGAACTTATTGTGCCGGACTTTATGGAGCGGGAAATCTTTTGCTGCGGCCCGACTCCCTACATGAACGCCGTCAAAAATATTCTGCGTGCCAACAACTTCAACATGGATCACTACCATGAGGAGTCGTTTGGCGCTACGCCGGTTGAGGTACGTGAAGATGTCCTTGAGCTGGCCGAACAGGCAGAGGTCGACGCCGAAAATGTCGACACCAGTGACTTGTTTAGCATCGAGTTTGCCTCTTCAGGGAAAAGTGTGCGCATTCAGCCGGGTGAGACGGTTCATGCGGCGGCAGCGAAGCTGGGACTGCATATTCCCAAGGCGTGTGGTATGGGGATTTGCGGTACTTGCCGTGTAGAGCTCAAATCGGGTGAGGTGGAAATGGAGCATAACGGCGGTATCACGGATGAGGATGTCGAAGAAGGCTATATCCTCTCTTGCTGCAGCCGTCCTAAGGGGGATCTGGTGGTGGATTTCTAG
- a CDS encoding sarcosine oxidase subunit delta: MFYIYCPYCGEHREEEEFHPKGQAHIERPKEPEACSDEEWGDYLFFRDNPRGVHHEMWVHAVGCRKFFNVTRHTVSYEILETYKMGEQPSITADSQSQAREGAAVSQQEGVRA; this comes from the coding sequence ATGTTCTATATCTACTGCCCCTACTGCGGCGAACACCGTGAGGAAGAGGAGTTTCACCCCAAGGGCCAGGCGCATATCGAGCGCCCCAAGGAGCCCGAGGCGTGTAGTGACGAAGAGTGGGGTGACTACCTGTTCTTCCGTGACAACCCCCGTGGTGTTCACCATGAAATGTGGGTGCACGCGGTGGGTTGCCGCAAGTTTTTCAACGTGACGCGCCACACCGTGAGCTACGAAATTCTCGAGACTTACAAAATGGGCGAGCAGCCGTCGATTACCGCCGACAGCCAGAGCCAGGCTCGCGAGGGCGCTGCGGTAAGCCAACAAGAAGGAGTGCGGGCATGA